The sequence below is a genomic window from Nostoc flagelliforme CCNUN1.
GGACTCGCTGATTTAAGTTACGAACGAGTTTGCGTAATCTTTCTAATTGAGAGTTTAACCCATTTCGCTGGACAATCAGTTCGCCAAATAAATCATTAATTTGCTCTAGTTGTTTGCTGGAAACTCGGACGCTGTTTTCATGAGTTTCCCGCTCTTTAGCAACGCCATTTGGCTCTGCTTTACCTTCGCCAAATCTGGCATCTAGAGGATTATTTTCTCTAGCAAATATTGTATTATGCTCAGTGACATTGACAGTATTAACATCATCGGCTAATTCTGCATCTACAAATGTAAAATTAGCAGCTATCGCTTCATGATTAGTCCAATTTTCTCTAGTATTTTCTAGTGGCCAAACAGATGTTGACACTACTTCTGTATCTGTGGCGATATGTGGTATTACTTCTGCTGGTAATAGTGGCTGGGATTGGGTATAACTACTATTTAAGTCAAGTTCTGTAGGCAAATTATCTAGTTGATTTGTCAACACCAAAGCTTGCGATCGCCGCCATGCTTGCAATGCTAACCGGGCAATTTCGGGAATGCCCGAACTACTAACAGTTTCCAATTGCTGCGTTACTGACTCACAAAGCTTGGTAAAAGCTGCCAACTGGAGCATTTCACCCAAACCGCCCAATTCGGCTGCCATGATCACAACTTCTTCATGCAATCCGGGCTGTTCGCTATCTGCCAATATAGATTCTAGACGCTGCAAACACTCTTCTACTTCGGTGCTAAATAGCAAGGGAATAACATCTTGGCCATCTTCTGGGGATAGCATGGTTGAGGCATCTTCAGGGGTGGGATCACCCAAGCGATCGTGCAACTCATCAAAAATGGGGTAACAAAAGGTTGCTAACCACGCATCTTCAACAAGATTGCCTTCTGCAAGCAATTCTACAATTTGACGCAGCCAATCAACTCCAGATAGCAATAAACTTTGCAACTGAGTATCAATTTCGAGAGAATTTTTTTTAGTTTTTAAAACTTTAAAGGAATCTTCCAGACGGTGAGCTAAATCACTTAGCGATCTAAATCCCATCATCCCCGCGCCACCTTTAATAGAATGAGCGGCCCGGAGTGCAGCATTGATTTTATCCAAATCGATGCGGTTAGTAGTATCAATTTCCAGCAATACCGTTTCTAAGGTATTCAAGTAATCAGTTGCTTCTTCCAGAAACTGCATCTGGATTTCTAGTTCTTTGTCTTGTAACATGGTTTTTGTCCTTAGGCATTGGTCATTGGTCATTAGTCATTAGTCATTGGTCATTAGTCATTAGTCATTGGTAAAAGGACAAATGACAAATGACAACCGACAAATAACAAAAGTCATTCGTCACTTGTACTGAGCGTTGCCGTTGGCGCAGCCTCTCGTAGAGAAGTATTGATCACTAGCAAATAGCAAAGGACAAATGACAAATGACAAATGACAAATGACAAACTTAACTAACTTTGAAAGCCTCGACAGTCTCTTGTAACTGATGAGATATCTCCACGGTTTGTTGCAGAGATTCGGAAACTTGGCGAGAAGAATCGCTAGTGCATTGTGATACAGCAGCGATATCTTTCATCAATTGGCTAACACTTTGCGATGTTTCAACCTGAGATGCAGTTGCAGTGGAAATCGACTGCACTAAGGAGTCAATTTCACGCGATACATCCAAAATTTCACTCAGACTTTGTTTAGCCTCCTCCACAATTCGAGTTCCTTCTACCACTTGGGTAGTGCCTATTTCCATTGCCTGTACCACTTCACTGGTTTCTCGTTGGATATTTTCAACAATTTGTTCAATTTCTTGGGTTGCTGCGGCACTCCTAACTGCTAATTCGCCAACTTCTTCAGCCACTACGGCAAAACCTTGGCCTTCTTCACCCGCACGCGCTGCTTCAATACCGGCGTTAATGGCTAGTAAGTTAGTTTGAATAGCGATTTGGTTAATCAAGGAAACCACGCGAGAAATTTGTTGCGAAGATTCTCCCAAACGTTTCACTTTCTTAGCAGTTTCACCCACGGTTTCCCGCAAAGACAGGATGTTTTGTACTGTTAAATCCATCGCGTGTCCACTTTTAGTAGCGGTGTGAGCCGCATGATTGGCAACGAAAGCAGCTTTTTCGGCACTTTCGGCTACACCTTTCATGGATAGGGTCATTTGGTCAACAGCATCGAGGGTGCGGTTGATTTCGGCAGCTTGAGTCAGTGCTTCCTCTGCTAGGTGGCGGATAGCTCCTTCGTTAGAGCCAATGGCAGTATTCACATGGATAGCAGCTTGTTGAACTTGGGTAACAATATCCCGGAGGCTTTCTACAATGGAGTTGAAAAAGTCGGCAACAGTACCTATTTCCCCAGCCGTTACGTCTGCGCGTACTGTCAAATCGCCTCTGGCTGCACCTTCTACCTCGTTGAGCAGTTGTAAAAGTTGCTGTTGCAGTATTTCTTGTTGATGCAGTTCGTCGCCAGAACCGATTACTGTAACATTCCTAGATTGTATCTCTTCTAATAACTTGGCTTGTTCTAAGGCATAGCCAATTTGAGTTGCTATATCTTGAAATAAGTCAATTTCCGGCTGTTGCCAAACACGAGGAGTTTGGCACTGATGAGCAATTAATAAGGATAAAAGCTGTCCTTGGGCAAGAATTGGTACGATCAAATTACCTTTGACAGCAAATTTTTCCAAAAGTTGGACGTAATCGACGGCATTTTTCAAGCTTTGGTCTTGATGAATTTTTGCAACTGCTTGCACCTGTCCATCGTGATCCGTTTCTACATAATGTTCCCGAAAATAAAGATCGTCGATTTTCACTCCGATCATTTCCGGCCAATTACCAGTTACTGATTCAGCAACGACAACGCCATCCTTAGTATTTGGATTCACGCTATAAACGATTACCCGGTCTGTTTTTAGCGCTAGCTGAACTTCTTTTACTGCTGCGTGATAAATATCTTCAGTTTTGAGACTTCTCCGAATTTGTAGGGTAATATCTGTTAGTAATTTTGCCCCTTCAACGTCCAGTTCTTGTTCCTTAACTAAAACCTGCAATTGTTCAGCCATCTGGTTGATATTTGCACTTAATACCCCTAATTCGTCTTCTCTTTCGATTTCCAGACGGGTATTAAATTTACCTTGACCAAGCTTTGCTAATGCCGCAGTCGCATTTAAAATTGGCTGTGTAGTAAGTTTAGCTAACCGAGATGCGATCGCAGCTACAATCAATGCTGTCACTGCTGTACCAATGGCTATAATCCATAACAATTGTCTTTGCGGCTCAAATACAATTGCTGTGTCTGTGGATAAAAGTACTTGCCAGTTTAAATCTGGTAAACCATCTAACTTACTCGCTGGTACGTAGCTGACTAGTTCTTCTTTTTTGCCAGTTTTGGGAACTTCTATAAAACTATCTACCTTATTGGCTGCTACCAGTTTAGGTAAACTAGAATACTCTTTCTTTGCCTCTTTCCCTAATAATTCCTTTTGTGGACTCAAGAAAACTGTTCCCGAAGCATCAAGCAAATGGTATTGTTGTCCATTAGCTACGTAGTTTTTGATTACTTCTTCTAAAGATTTTACGGGCATCCGCGCTCTTACCACACCAATCGTTTGGCCTGTCCTTATCTCTTTCACAGGTGCAGCTATATAAATACTCACTACACCAGTATTTTTTGCTGCTTCAGGTTTACTAATGACAGGAGTAT
It includes:
- a CDS encoding methyl-accepting chemotaxis protein, whose amino-acid sequence is MFNKTNANQGSGAQNRASLISSQKITGSVIKLPTKTTSETANNSFLNQAIASFTKLGLAKKATILAIAIATIPVLGIGAIAFSFANKSITKQITQSQQAEAIGLSDKINRFMLGRYGDIQVISSLLFLTSPQASVSITNQDKQAILDRVIEAYKAYDSVAVFNRQGNLIVQSTGEPLDNQKDRTYFQEALQKDTPVISKPEAAKNTGVVSIYIAAPVKEIRTGQTIGVVRARMPVKSLEEVIKNYVANGQQYHLLDASGTVFLSPQKELLGKEAKKEYSSLPKLVAANKVDSFIEVPKTGKKEELVSYVPASKLDGLPDLNWQVLLSTDTAIVFEPQRQLLWIIAIGTAVTALIVAAIASRLAKLTTQPILNATAALAKLGQGKFNTRLEIEREDELGVLSANINQMAEQLQVLVKEQELDVEGAKLLTDITLQIRRSLKTEDIYHAAVKEVQLALKTDRVIVYSVNPNTKDGVVVAESVTGNWPEMIGVKIDDLYFREHYVETDHDGQVQAVAKIHQDQSLKNAVDYVQLLEKFAVKGNLIVPILAQGQLLSLLIAHQCQTPRVWQQPEIDLFQDIATQIGYALEQAKLLEEIQSRNVTVIGSGDELHQQEILQQQLLQLLNEVEGAARGDLTVRADVTAGEIGTVADFFNSIVESLRDIVTQVQQAAIHVNTAIGSNEGAIRHLAEEALTQAAEINRTLDAVDQMTLSMKGVAESAEKAAFVANHAAHTATKSGHAMDLTVQNILSLRETVGETAKKVKRLGESSQQISRVVSLINQIAIQTNLLAINAGIEAARAGEEGQGFAVVAEEVGELAVRSAAATQEIEQIVENIQRETSEVVQAMEIGTTQVVEGTRIVEEAKQSLSEILDVSREIDSLVQSISTATASQVETSQSVSQLMKDIAAVSQCTSDSSRQVSESLQQTVEISHQLQETVEAFKVS